A single Cygnus atratus isolate AKBS03 ecotype Queensland, Australia chromosome 11, CAtr_DNAZoo_HiC_assembly, whole genome shotgun sequence DNA region contains:
- the ISL2 gene encoding insulin gene enhancer protein ISL-2 translates to MVDVLLPRPLPGAMGEPSKRRPGLALCAGCGGRIQDPFLLRVSPDLEWHVACLKCAECGQPLDETCTCFLRDGKAYCKRDYSRLFGIKCAQCRAAFSSSDLVMRARDHVYHLECFRCAACGRQLLPGDQFCLRERDLLCRADHGPLPDGAAAARGPRSPALPPAAAAHLAEPVPGRPPAPRPPAHKAAEKTTRVRTVLNEKQLHTLRTCYAANPRPDALMKEQLVEMTGLSPRVIRVWFQNKRCKDKKKSILMKQLQQQQHGDKTSLQGLTGTPLVAGSPIRHESAVQGSAVEVQTYQPPWKALSDFALQSDLEQPAAFQQLVSFSESGSLGTSSGSDVTSLSSQLPDTPNSMVPSPAET, encoded by the exons ATGGTGGACGTCCTCCTGCCGCGGCCGCTCCCGGGCGCCATGGGGGAGCCCTCCAAGA GGCGGCCGGGGCTGGCCCTGTGCGCGGGCTGCGGGGGCCGCATCCAGGACCCGTTCCTGCTGCGGGTGTCGCCGGACCTGGAGTGGCACGTCGCCTGCCTCAAGTGTGCCGAGTGCGGGCAGCCGCTGGACGAGACCTGCACGTGCTTCCTGCGCGACGGCAAGGCCTACTGCAAGCGGGACTACAGCAG GCTCTTCGGCATCAAGTGCGCGCAGTGCCGGGCGGCCTTCAGCAGCAGCGACCTGGTGATGCGCGCCCGCGACCACGTCTACCACCTCGAGTGCTTCCGCTGCGCCGCCTGCGGCCGCCAGCTGCTGCCCGGGGACCAGTTCTGCCTGCGGGAGCGCGACCTGCTTTGCCGTGCCGACCACGGGCCGCTCCCCgacggcgccgccgccgcccgcgggcCGCGCAGCCCCGCGCTGCCGCCGGCTGCCGCCGCGCACCTCGCAG AGCCGGTGCCCgggcggccgccggccccgcggccgccggcGCACAAGGCGGCGGAGAAGACGACCCGCGTGCGGACGGTGCTGAACGAGAAGCAGCTGCACACGCTGCGGACCTGCTACGCCGCCAACCCGCGCCCCGACGCCCTGATGAAGGAGCAGCTGGTGGAGATGACGGGGCTCAGCCCGCGCGTCATCCGCGTCTGGTTCCAGAACAAGCGCTGCAAGGACAAGAAGAAGTCCATCCTCatgaagcagctgcagcagcagcagcacggcgaCAAGACG AGCCTGCAGGGCCTCACCGGGACGCCGCTGGTGGCCGGCAGCCCCATCCGGCACGAGAGCGCCGTGCAGGGCAGCGCCGTGGAGGTGCAGACCTACCAGCCGCCCTGGAAGGCGCTCAGCGACTTCGCCCTGCAGAGCGACCTGGAGCAGCCCGCCgccttccagcagctg gTCTCCTTTTCCGAGTCCGGCTCCTTGGGCACGTCCTCCGGCAGCGACGTGACCTCGCTGTCCTCCCAGCTCCCCGACACCCCCAACAGCATGGTGCCCAGCCCGGCCGAGACGTGA